The following coding sequences are from one Oryzisolibacter sp. LB2S window:
- a CDS encoding acyl-CoA ligase (AMP-forming), exosortase A system-associated — translation MPHQPDFLGGIPPVLLHDLPARAAACWPGHTALSVNGAHVSYADLQAQTQRCAAGLLALGLERGARVAVYLDKRVEAVVASFAAPAAGGVLVPVNPLLKAAQVAHILQDAEAQVLVTSRARLAALAPVLADCPSLRHVLLCDEAAAGALAPLPAGLAVHAWADMQALEQQPLPSLQSLPRGLDVDVAVIFYTSGSTGRPKGVVLSHRNLVAGAVSVASYLGNRADDSLLAVLPLSFDAGFSQLTTAFLVGARVVLLNYLLPRDVLQTMARERITCLTAVPPLYMQLAALDWPAGAAEHLRYWANTGGRMPRATLERLRALAPAARPYLMYGLTEAFRSTYLPPEEVDRRPDSIGRAIPNADVRVLREDGTECAVDEPGELVHRGALVALGYWRRPEETERRFRPWPAALQAADAGRAAPEYAVFSGDTVRRDADGFLYFVGRRDEMIKTSGYRVSPTEVEEALYASGLVAEALVYARPDDALGSAICAALWPSPAGADTATRDAALMAHCRQQLPAFMLPRQVHWVDQPLPRSPNGKLDRQRWIQEHGSL, via the coding sequence ATGCCTCATCAACCGGATTTTCTCGGAGGGATTCCCCCTGTTTTGCTGCATGACCTGCCGGCGCGCGCTGCCGCCTGCTGGCCCGGCCACACCGCGCTGTCGGTCAACGGCGCGCATGTGAGCTATGCCGATCTGCAGGCACAGACGCAGCGCTGCGCCGCAGGCCTGCTGGCGCTGGGGCTCGAGCGCGGCGCGCGCGTGGCCGTGTACCTGGACAAGCGCGTGGAGGCCGTGGTGGCCAGCTTTGCGGCGCCGGCTGCGGGCGGCGTGCTGGTGCCCGTCAACCCGCTGCTCAAGGCCGCGCAGGTGGCGCATATCCTGCAGGACGCAGAGGCGCAGGTGCTGGTCACCTCACGCGCGCGGCTGGCGGCGCTGGCGCCGGTGCTGGCGGACTGCCCCTCGCTGCGCCATGTGCTGCTGTGCGACGAGGCGGCAGCAGGTGCACTCGCGCCGCTGCCCGCCGGCCTTGCCGTCCACGCCTGGGCCGACATGCAGGCGCTCGAGCAGCAACCCCTGCCGTCCTTGCAGTCGTTGCCGAGAGGGCTCGACGTCGATGTGGCGGTGATCTTCTACACCTCGGGCAGCACGGGCCGGCCCAAGGGCGTGGTGCTGTCGCACCGCAACCTCGTGGCCGGCGCCGTCAGCGTGGCCAGCTACCTGGGCAACCGCGCCGACGACAGCCTGCTGGCCGTGCTGCCGCTGTCGTTCGACGCGGGCTTCAGTCAGCTCACCACGGCGTTCCTGGTGGGCGCGCGCGTGGTGCTGCTCAACTACCTGCTGCCGCGCGACGTGCTGCAGACCATGGCGCGCGAGCGCATCACCTGCCTGACGGCCGTGCCGCCGCTGTACATGCAGCTGGCGGCGCTGGACTGGCCCGCGGGCGCGGCCGAGCACCTGCGCTACTGGGCCAACACCGGCGGGCGCATGCCGCGCGCCACGCTGGAGCGCCTGCGCGCGCTCGCGCCCGCGGCCCGGCCCTATCTGATGTACGGCCTCACGGAGGCCTTTCGCTCCACCTATCTGCCGCCCGAGGAGGTGGACCGCCGCCCCGACTCCATCGGCCGGGCCATTCCCAATGCCGATGTGCGCGTGCTGCGCGAGGACGGCACGGAATGCGCCGTCGACGAACCCGGCGAGCTGGTGCACCGAGGGGCTCTGGTGGCCCTGGGCTACTGGCGTCGCCCCGAAGAGACGGAACGGCGCTTCCGACCCTGGCCTGCGGCGCTGCAGGCGGCCGATGCGGGGCGGGCAGCGCCCGAGTACGCCGTGTTCTCGGGCGACACCGTGCGCCGCGATGCGGACGGTTTTCTGTACTTCGTGGGCAGGCGCGACGAGATGATCAAGACCTCGGGCTACCGCGTGAGCCCGACCGAGGTGGAGGAGGCGCTCTACGCGAGCGGCCTGGTGGCCGAGGCACTGGTCTATGCCCGCCCCGACGACGCCCTGGGCAGCGCCATCTGCGCGGCCCTGTGGCCATCGCCCGCGGGCGCCGACACGGCCACGCGCGACGCCGCCCTGATGGCGCATTGCCGCCAGCAGCTGCCGGCGTTCATGCTGCCACGGCAGGTGCACTGGGTGGACCAACCCCTGCCGCGCAGCCCGAATGGCAAGCTCGATCGCCAACGCTGGATACAGGAACATGGATCGCTTTGA
- a CDS encoding acyl carrier protein yields MNLTEQVLRVLDEALALHGRATAFDRDTPLLGALPELDSMAVLALITGLENHFGIAFSDEDLSGAVFATVGSLCDLVEQALARQDT; encoded by the coding sequence ATGAATCTCACCGAACAAGTCCTGCGCGTGCTGGACGAGGCCCTGGCCCTGCACGGCCGCGCCACCGCCTTTGACCGCGACACACCGCTGCTCGGGGCCCTGCCCGAACTCGACTCCATGGCCGTGCTCGCGCTGATCACCGGACTGGAGAACCATTTCGGCATCGCCTTCAGCGATGAAGACCTGAGCGGCGCGGTCTTTGCCACCGTGGGCAGCCTGTGCGATCTGGTGGAGCAGGCGCTGGCCAGGCAGGACACATGA
- a CDS encoding hydrolase 2, exosortase A system-associated — MSLPPQAGLPQAFFLEAADGGQRFCLYHAPRGDRPLGRVLYLHPFAEELNCTRRVVAAQARALAKAGYAVLQIDLLGCGDSSGDFADATWDAWLADALAAHRWLAARAGGPIWLWGLRAGALLATQLASRLLPSPAEGVREGAGEGGGEPVHLLLWQPVASGQQLLQQFLRLHSASQWLGASPGDAPAPAQALAQGQTVHIAGYALSPTLAQGLGLARLTPPAPPAVTSRLVWLELSSAQPPTLGASADRAVAAWRAAGWQVQAQAVAGPAFWQTVDGGDAPALIDATLAALTPAAAPMP; from the coding sequence ATGAGCCTGCCCCCGCAGGCCGGGCTGCCGCAGGCCTTCTTTCTCGAGGCCGCCGACGGCGGGCAGCGCTTCTGCCTGTACCACGCACCGCGCGGCGACAGGCCGCTGGGGCGTGTGCTCTACCTGCATCCCTTTGCCGAGGAACTCAACTGCACGCGCCGCGTGGTGGCCGCCCAGGCCCGCGCGCTGGCCAAGGCCGGCTACGCCGTGCTGCAGATCGACCTGCTGGGCTGCGGCGACAGCAGTGGCGACTTTGCCGACGCCACCTGGGACGCCTGGCTGGCCGATGCCCTGGCCGCGCATCGCTGGCTGGCCGCGCGGGCCGGCGGCCCGATCTGGCTGTGGGGCCTGCGCGCCGGCGCCCTGCTGGCCACACAACTGGCCAGCCGGCTGCTGCCAAGTCCCGCCGAAGGCGTGCGCGAAGGTGCAGGCGAAGGTGGGGGCGAACCCGTGCATCTGCTGCTGTGGCAACCCGTCGCCAGCGGCCAGCAGTTGCTGCAGCAGTTTCTGCGCCTGCACAGCGCCAGCCAGTGGCTGGGCGCCAGCCCCGGTGACGCCCCGGCGCCGGCCCAGGCCCTGGCCCAGGGCCAGACGGTGCACATTGCGGGCTATGCACTGAGCCCCACATTGGCCCAGGGCCTGGGCCTGGCCCGGCTGACCCCACCCGCGCCGCCAGCGGTCACTTCACGACTGGTGTGGCTCGAGCTGTCCAGCGCCCAACCACCGACACTCGGCGCTTCTGCCGACAGGGCCGTGGCCGCCTGGCGCGCCGCCGGCTGGCAGGTGCAGGCCCAGGCCGTGGCCGGCCCCGCCTTCTGGCAGACCGTGGACGGCGGCGATGCGCCGGCGCTGATCGACGCCACGCTGGCCGCACTCACCCCCGCTGCCGCTCCGATGCCATGA
- a CDS encoding hydrolase 1, exosortase A system-associated yields MNIREQALEITGASRGAGGDPASAMLGILSMPAAGMEVQRTAIVIVVGGAQYRVGSHRQFVQLARRLAGAGHPVLRFDLPGMGDSPGASVPFEQTAPHIGAAIDATVRASGAHRIVLWGLCDGASASLLYLQARRDARVAGLVLLNPWVRSEAGLARTRVKHYYRQRLLEPAFWRKLWAGGVGLKALRDLGRNLRSMRRKRPQSLSFQELMALAWQGFEGKTLLILSTRDVTAQEFAECLASDAPWRQAAQRPTVTRHDLQGADHTCSQPASQQEVEALTLRWLATLTR; encoded by the coding sequence ATGAACATACGCGAGCAAGCCCTGGAGATCACCGGCGCAAGCCGTGGCGCGGGAGGCGATCCCGCCAGTGCCATGCTGGGCATCCTCTCCATGCCGGCGGCGGGCATGGAGGTGCAGCGCACGGCCATCGTCATCGTCGTCGGCGGCGCGCAGTACCGGGTGGGCAGCCACCGCCAGTTTGTGCAGCTGGCGCGCCGGCTGGCGGGCGCGGGCCATCCTGTGCTGCGCTTTGACCTGCCCGGCATGGGCGACAGCCCCGGCGCCAGCGTGCCTTTCGAGCAGACGGCCCCGCACATCGGCGCGGCCATCGACGCCACCGTGCGCGCCAGTGGCGCCCACCGCATCGTGCTCTGGGGCCTGTGCGACGGCGCGTCGGCCAGCCTGCTGTACCTGCAGGCCAGGCGTGACGCGCGTGTGGCGGGGCTGGTGCTGCTCAACCCCTGGGTGCGCTCCGAGGCCGGACTGGCGAGGACGCGCGTCAAGCATTACTACCGGCAGCGCCTGCTCGAGCCCGCCTTCTGGCGCAAGCTCTGGGCCGGCGGCGTGGGCCTGAAGGCGCTGCGCGATCTGGGCCGCAATCTGCGCAGCATGCGCCGCAAGAGACCACAATCACTATCATTTCAAGAGCTTATGGCGCTTGCCTGGCAAGGCTTTGAAGGCAAAACACTGCTTATTCTGAGCACGCGCGACGTGACCGCCCAGGAGTTTGCCGAATGCCTTGCGAGCGACGCCCCCTGGCGCCAGGCGGCACAGCGGCCGACCGTCACCCGCCACGATCTGCAGGGCGCCGATCACACCTGCTCGCAACCCGCCAGCCAGCAGGAGGTGGAAGCCCTGACCCTGCGCTGGCTGGCCACGCTGACCCGGTAA
- a CDS encoding GNAT family N-acetyltransferase, whose product MVVGDLFTTEAWFANLLAHGLERLPEWHGVWSLPTTAGAEQAHFCLMRQRPGGPLLALGNYYSCLYGPQGAAEAVLALSPAQWRQAVSALPHWRASGVLRLQPLDADSAWLGALERGLRSAGCWSDRFFCFGNWFQPVPMGGFDAYWRQRPSALRHSVERGRRRLDRAGDWRIDIHTPGSPGLEEGLAAYQSVYAQSWKSPEPCPDFMPGLARMAAREGWLRMGVLWLGQQPLAAQVWLVHGAKANIYKLAYVKGHEKLSVGSVLTAALMRHVMDVDRVAEVDYLSGDDAYKRDWMAERRERVGLVVFDPRSPRGLLAAGRHFAGALWARLRKA is encoded by the coding sequence ATGGTGGTGGGGGACCTGTTCACCACCGAAGCCTGGTTTGCGAATCTGCTGGCGCATGGTCTTGAGCGGCTTCCCGAGTGGCATGGGGTCTGGTCGCTTCCCACCACGGCCGGTGCTGAACAGGCCCACTTTTGCCTGATGCGCCAGCGGCCCGGCGGTCCCTTGCTGGCGCTGGGCAACTACTACAGCTGTCTATATGGCCCCCAGGGTGCGGCCGAGGCCGTGCTGGCGTTGTCGCCCGCGCAGTGGCGCCAGGCCGTCAGCGCTCTGCCGCACTGGCGTGCCTCTGGCGTGCTGCGGCTACAGCCACTCGATGCCGACAGCGCATGGCTGGGGGCGCTTGAGCGGGGCTTGCGCTCGGCGGGTTGCTGGTCGGACAGGTTCTTTTGCTTTGGCAATTGGTTTCAGCCCGTGCCCATGGGTGGTTTTGACGCCTACTGGCGGCAGCGCCCATCGGCACTGCGCCACAGTGTGGAGCGGGGTCGCAGGCGGCTCGACCGCGCGGGCGACTGGCGCATCGACATCCATACGCCCGGCTCACCGGGGCTGGAGGAGGGGTTGGCGGCCTACCAGAGCGTCTACGCGCAGAGCTGGAAGTCGCCCGAGCCCTGCCCCGACTTCATGCCTGGGCTGGCGCGCATGGCCGCGCGCGAAGGGTGGCTGCGCATGGGCGTGCTGTGGCTGGGGCAGCAGCCGCTGGCGGCCCAGGTCTGGTTGGTGCATGGGGCCAAGGCCAACATCTACAAGCTCGCCTACGTCAAGGGGCATGAGAAGCTGTCGGTCGGGTCGGTGCTCACCGCGGCCCTGATGCGGCATGTGATGGACGTGGACCGCGTGGCCGAGGTGGACTATCTGAGTGGCGATGACGCCTACAAGCGCGACTGGATGGCCGAGCGCCGCGAGCGCGTGGGTCTGGTGGTGTTCGACCCGCGCAGCCCGCGAGGCCTGCTGGCGGCGGGTAGGCATTTTGCGGGCGCCCTGTGGGCGCGATTGCGCAAGGCGTGA
- a CDS encoding polysaccharide pyruvyl transferase family protein gives MSRNHVVGSPNQGGCVDCRDSEGRYILYGAVVDVPDSFSYGVKHSIKRFVDKSAFRFGYVDRIDYRNYQDGRAYNRGDHSIIVSMAQRIGALDADGRIVAVQWGGLESAKLESTDKVLICGSGYFFPDAIGRLPQRMFSDLRAIEAAGCELHFIGAGYNRLLAWERSGARGLSVESCHLLRRLLERASTISVRDDNTKIFLSGLVDKNISVIGDPALFIDSPISVADYFGGGVPSRIGLNIPFHGPQSTAWVKKNFRQFIDAVREIQKLTKCEFVYFVHYDSELLIADILRSYGVRLDVVNAVADRLSCEYAKIDMHIGGMLHSCIIAAAAGVPSVGLAYDEKHFGFFSLMGRFRYCLDARLFRSEKLIERALELWRDLPGERSRMNARRCELFRVFDSTLRKVMFSSVP, from the coding sequence ATGTCGAGAAATCATGTGGTCGGATCTCCGAATCAAGGAGGGTGTGTCGACTGTCGCGATTCTGAAGGTCGCTACATACTCTATGGTGCAGTGGTTGATGTGCCGGACTCTTTCTCCTATGGTGTAAAGCATTCCATTAAGAGGTTTGTTGACAAATCGGCGTTCCGTTTTGGGTATGTCGATCGGATTGATTACCGAAACTATCAGGACGGGCGTGCATACAATCGGGGGGATCATTCGATTATTGTGTCAATGGCGCAACGAATCGGGGCCCTTGATGCGGATGGTCGTATTGTCGCTGTCCAGTGGGGCGGGTTGGAGTCTGCAAAGCTCGAAAGTACAGACAAAGTTTTGATTTGTGGGAGTGGCTATTTTTTTCCGGATGCAATAGGGCGACTTCCTCAGCGGATGTTCTCGGATTTGCGTGCCATTGAGGCTGCTGGGTGCGAGCTTCATTTCATTGGCGCAGGATACAATCGCTTGTTGGCTTGGGAGAGGTCGGGGGCGCGCGGTCTGTCAGTGGAGTCGTGCCACTTGTTAAGGAGGTTGCTTGAAAGAGCCTCGACTATTTCGGTGAGGGATGACAATACAAAAATATTTCTTTCGGGACTGGTAGATAAGAATATAAGTGTGATTGGGGATCCTGCCCTGTTTATCGACTCGCCGATAAGTGTTGCTGATTATTTTGGTGGGGGTGTTCCGTCAAGGATTGGTTTGAATATTCCATTTCATGGTCCGCAGTCAACTGCGTGGGTGAAAAAGAATTTTCGTCAATTCATTGATGCTGTCAGAGAAATTCAAAAACTGACGAAATGTGAGTTTGTCTATTTTGTTCACTACGACTCTGAATTGTTGATTGCCGATATTTTAAGGAGCTATGGGGTTCGGCTTGATGTGGTGAATGCTGTGGCGGATAGGTTGTCTTGTGAGTATGCGAAAATTGACATGCATATTGGGGGGATGCTCCATTCTTGTATTATTGCCGCGGCGGCTGGTGTTCCTTCTGTTGGGCTGGCCTACGATGAGAAACACTTTGGTTTCTTCTCGCTGATGGGGCGGTTCCGATACTGTTTGGATGCAAGGCTATTCAGATCTGAAAAGTTGATTGAGAGAGCTTTGGAGTTGTGGAGGGATCTGCCTGGGGAGAGAAGTCGTATGAATGCAAGGCGGTGTGAGCTGTTCCGTGTTTTCGATTCCACTCTGCGGAAGGTGATGTTTTCGTCGGTGCCGTAA
- a CDS encoding NAD-dependent epimerase/dehydratase family protein, translated as MLSRYQEVQDQLRGSPKTWLITGVAGFIGSNLLETLLKLGQRVVGLDNFATGHQRNLDEVQSLVTSAQWANFRFIEGDIRNLDDCRRAMAFLPSVPGGEEGGGAIPVNYVLHQAALGSVPRSIDDPITTNSANITGFLNMLVAARDAEVQSFTYAASSSTYGDHPGLPKVEDVIGKPLSPYAVTKYVNELYADVFARTYGFRCIGLRYFNVFGPRQDPDGAYAAVIPKWTAAMIKDQEVFVNGDGETSRDFCYVANAVQANILAATATDVGALNEVYNVAVSGRTTLNVLFREIAAALHENGVPYTRGPVYRDFRKGDVRHSQADVSKAKRLLGYVPSHEIRAGISAAMPWYVKLLG; from the coding sequence ATGTTGTCTCGCTATCAGGAGGTGCAGGATCAACTGCGCGGCTCACCCAAGACCTGGCTCATCACCGGGGTGGCGGGCTTCATCGGCAGCAACCTGCTGGAGACTTTGCTCAAGCTGGGGCAGCGCGTGGTGGGGTTGGACAACTTTGCCACAGGGCACCAGCGCAATCTCGACGAAGTGCAATCCCTGGTCACTTCGGCGCAGTGGGCCAACTTCCGTTTCATCGAGGGGGACATCCGCAACCTGGACGATTGCCGTCGGGCCATGGCTTTCCTCCCGTCCGTGCCCGGTGGCGAAGAGGGTGGCGGCGCCATTCCGGTCAACTACGTCCTGCATCAGGCCGCCCTTGGCAGCGTGCCGCGCAGCATCGATGACCCGATCACCACCAACAGTGCCAATATCACCGGCTTCTTGAACATGCTGGTGGCTGCGCGCGATGCCGAGGTTCAGAGCTTCACCTATGCGGCCAGCAGCAGTACCTATGGTGATCACCCGGGCCTGCCCAAGGTCGAGGATGTGATTGGCAAACCTCTGTCGCCCTATGCGGTCACCAAATATGTCAACGAACTGTATGCCGACGTGTTCGCGCGCACCTATGGTTTCCGTTGCATAGGGTTGCGTTATTTCAATGTATTTGGTCCGCGACAGGACCCTGACGGTGCCTATGCCGCGGTCATTCCAAAATGGACTGCGGCCATGATCAAGGATCAAGAGGTCTTTGTGAATGGCGATGGTGAGACCAGTCGCGACTTTTGTTATGTGGCAAATGCGGTTCAGGCGAATATTCTGGCAGCAACTGCGACAGATGTCGGTGCTCTGAATGAGGTGTACAACGTTGCGGTTTCTGGGCGCACCACGTTGAATGTGCTATTTCGTGAAATAGCAGCGGCTCTGCATGAAAATGGTGTTCCCTACACCAGAGGGCCGGTGTACAGGGATTTTCGTAAGGGGGATGTTCGTCATAGCCAGGCGGATGTAAGCAAGGCAAAGAGGCTCCTGGGGTATGTTCCGAGTCATGAGATTCGTGCGGGTATATCTGCCGCCATGCCTTGGTATGTCAAGTTATTGGGCTGA
- the tviB gene encoding Vi polysaccharide biosynthesis UDP-N-acetylglucosamine C-6 dehydrogenase TviB codes for MNLSNATIAIIGLGYVGLPLAVEFGKHRPVLGFDINPARVAELQTGRDHTLECGIEELQAARHLRYSHQAEDLRACQVFIVTVPTPVDPANRPDLTPLIKASRTVGAALKPGDVVIYESTVYPGATEEVCVPELERTSGLKFNRDFFCGYSPERINPGDKDHRLPSIKKVTSGSTPAVADAVDALYGQIITAGTHKASSIKVAEAAKVIENTQRDINIALMNELSLIFARLGIDTLEVLQAAGTKWNFLPFRPGLVGGHCIGVDPYYLTHKAQEVGYHPDVILAGRRVNDNMARHVADATVKLMLRKGIPVLGSKVLVLGLTFKENCPDLRNTKVVDIVRTLQGYNTEVDIYDPWIDTNEAQHEYGLTCLTAMPEPGKYAAVILAVGHRHFVELGVAGIKALGEPNAVLFDVKSILPMGAADGRL; via the coding sequence ATGAATCTCTCAAATGCAACAATCGCCATCATCGGTTTGGGTTACGTGGGTTTGCCGCTCGCTGTCGAGTTTGGCAAACATCGCCCTGTGCTGGGTTTCGACATCAATCCGGCCCGGGTGGCTGAACTGCAGACAGGACGCGACCATACCCTGGAGTGCGGTATCGAGGAGTTGCAGGCTGCGCGCCATTTGCGCTACAGCCATCAAGCCGAGGACTTGAGGGCGTGTCAGGTGTTCATCGTCACGGTCCCCACGCCCGTGGATCCGGCCAATCGACCTGACCTGACGCCCCTCATCAAGGCCAGTCGGACGGTGGGAGCAGCGTTGAAGCCGGGCGACGTCGTGATCTATGAGTCCACTGTGTATCCCGGGGCGACCGAAGAGGTCTGCGTGCCCGAACTCGAACGCACCAGCGGCCTCAAGTTCAACAGGGATTTCTTCTGCGGCTACAGCCCGGAGCGCATCAACCCGGGCGACAAGGACCACCGTCTGCCGAGCATCAAGAAAGTCACCAGCGGCAGCACCCCGGCCGTGGCCGATGCCGTCGATGCCCTGTATGGGCAGATCATCACCGCCGGAACACACAAGGCCAGCAGCATCAAGGTCGCTGAAGCGGCCAAGGTCATCGAGAACACGCAGCGCGACATCAACATCGCGCTGATGAACGAACTCAGCCTGATCTTCGCGCGGCTTGGCATCGACACGCTCGAGGTCCTGCAGGCCGCTGGTACCAAGTGGAACTTCCTGCCTTTCCGTCCCGGCCTGGTCGGCGGGCATTGCATCGGCGTGGATCCCTACTACCTGACGCACAAGGCCCAGGAAGTGGGTTACCACCCCGATGTCATCCTGGCCGGCCGTCGCGTCAACGACAACATGGCCCGTCATGTGGCGGATGCCACCGTCAAGCTCATGCTGCGCAAGGGTATTCCGGTGCTGGGCAGCAAGGTGTTGGTCCTGGGGCTGACCTTCAAGGAAAACTGCCCCGATCTGCGCAATACCAAGGTGGTCGACATCGTACGTACCCTGCAGGGCTACAACACCGAGGTCGACATCTACGACCCCTGGATCGACACGAACGAAGCGCAGCACGAATACGGACTGACTTGCCTGACGGCGATGCCAGAACCGGGCAAGTACGCCGCAGTGATCCTGGCTGTGGGCCATCGTCATTTTGTGGAACTGGGTGTGGCCGGAATCAAGGCGCTGGGCGAACCCAACGCGGTGCTGTTCGACGTCAAGAGCATCCTGCCCATGGGCGCTGCGGATGGGAGGCTGTAA